From Methylopila sp. M107, a single genomic window includes:
- a CDS encoding flagellar basal body-associated FliL family protein produces the protein MANTEGEDGAAKPAPKSKKKLIIIGAAAAVAILGGAGGYFALAGGKGEKGGHGEAAAHGEEKGGHGEAAAAADGHGGEAQSSKAYVDLPEMTVNLSTVEREKQRYVRLNVALEVDKPEMAAAIKPMMPRVLDSFQTHLRELRPDDIRGSSGAYRLKEELLRRVNTAVSPAKVDAVLFKEIVVQ, from the coding sequence ATGGCGAACACCGAAGGCGAAGACGGCGCGGCCAAACCCGCCCCGAAGTCGAAGAAGAAGCTGATCATCATCGGGGCCGCGGCCGCGGTCGCGATCCTCGGCGGCGCCGGCGGCTACTTCGCGCTCGCGGGCGGCAAGGGCGAGAAGGGCGGGCACGGCGAGGCCGCAGCCCATGGCGAGGAGAAGGGCGGCCACGGCGAGGCGGCGGCCGCCGCCGACGGCCATGGCGGCGAGGCGCAGTCCTCCAAGGCCTATGTCGACCTGCCCGAGATGACCGTGAACCTCTCCACCGTCGAGCGCGAGAAGCAGCGCTACGTCCGGCTCAACGTCGCGCTCGAGGTCGACAAGCCCGAGATGGCGGCGGCCATCAAGCCGATGATGCCGCGCGTGCTCGACAGCTTTCAGACGCATCTGCGCGAGCTTCGGCCCGACGACATCCGCGGCTCCTCCGGCGCCTATCGCCTGAAGGAGGAGCTGCTGCGCCGGGTCAACACCGCCGTGTCGCCCGCCAAGGTCGACGCGGTGCTGTTCAAGGAAATCGTGGTCCAGTAA
- the fliM gene encoding flagellar motor switch protein FliM, with translation MAGEEVKLDDDALAAEWEAAMTEQVGAAPNDDGSGWAAKLETQIAKAEDRRKNPDRALNQDEVDSLVGFDAAELGLANQSGIRAIVNSALVSYERLPMLEIVFDRLVRLLTTSLRNFTSDNVEVSLDGIRSVRFGDYLNSIPLPAILSVFKAQQWDGFGMIAVDSPLAYSIVDVLLGGRRSTAKLKVEGRPYTSIETSLVQRMIEVVLEDAETAFRPVSPVAFVFDRLETNPKFAAITRAANAAIMVKLRVDMEERGGTIEMLLPYATIEPIRDVLLQGFMGEKFGRDATWEGHLATEIWSAQTEVKAVLYEKKLPLRRIMELDVGDTLMLDIKPDALVELRCGDETLTQGRMGRSGEHVAVQVAKPLRRSRTTLAAFEAAGQLRKEPA, from the coding sequence ATGGCCGGCGAAGAGGTCAAACTGGACGACGACGCGCTCGCGGCCGAATGGGAAGCCGCGATGACCGAACAGGTCGGCGCCGCCCCGAACGACGACGGCTCGGGCTGGGCCGCGAAGCTCGAGACCCAGATCGCCAAGGCCGAGGACCGCCGCAAGAACCCCGACCGGGCGCTCAACCAGGACGAGGTCGACAGCCTGGTCGGCTTCGACGCCGCGGAGCTCGGCCTCGCCAACCAGTCCGGCATCCGCGCCATCGTCAATTCCGCGCTCGTCTCCTACGAGCGCCTGCCGATGCTCGAGATCGTGTTCGACCGGCTGGTCCGGCTGCTCACGACGAGCTTGCGCAACTTCACCTCGGACAATGTCGAGGTCTCGCTCGACGGCATCCGGTCGGTGCGGTTCGGCGACTATCTGAACTCGATCCCGCTGCCCGCGATCCTGTCGGTGTTCAAGGCGCAGCAGTGGGACGGCTTCGGCATGATCGCGGTCGACAGCCCGCTCGCCTATTCGATCGTCGACGTGCTGCTGGGCGGACGCCGCTCGACCGCGAAGCTGAAGGTCGAGGGCCGGCCCTACACCTCGATCGAGACCAGCCTCGTCCAGCGCATGATCGAGGTCGTGCTGGAGGACGCCGAGACCGCGTTCCGGCCCGTCAGCCCGGTCGCCTTCGTGTTCGACCGGCTGGAGACCAACCCGAAATTCGCCGCCATCACGCGCGCCGCCAACGCCGCCATCATGGTGAAGCTGCGCGTCGACATGGAGGAGCGCGGCGGCACCATCGAGATGCTGCTGCCCTACGCCACCATCGAGCCGATCCGCGACGTGCTGCTGCAGGGCTTCATGGGCGAGAAGTTCGGCCGCGACGCGACCTGGGAGGGCCATCTCGCGACCGAGATCTGGTCCGCCCAGACGGAGGTGAAGGCGGTGCTCTATGAGAAGAAGCTGCCGCTCCGCCGCATCATGGAGCTCGACGTCGGCGACACCCTGATGCTCGACATCAAGCCCGACGCGCTTGTGGAGCTGCGCTGCGGCGACGAGACCCTGACGCAGGGGCGCATGGGCCGCTCGGGCGAGCATGTCGCCGTGCAGGTCGCAAAGCCCCTCCGCCGCTCGCGCACCACGCTTGCGGCGTTCGAAGCGGCCGGCCAGCTGCGCAAGGAGCCGGCATGA
- a CDS encoding DUF6468 domain-containing protein, whose product MIETVIGFAIELLVAVLLAATIFYCAVLDRRLKRLRNDETSMRGTITELVGATHAAERAIQALRATVAQSEETLADRLGRAEQVSTQMAGQLGEGEEVIARIARIAKAARDHGERVGARAEIERIEAEREQARIDARIAAEREFEERLPASVRRAPEPEPVSRSAATAAAAELFANRIRALSLGSAS is encoded by the coding sequence ATGATCGAGACCGTCATCGGCTTCGCGATCGAGCTGCTGGTCGCGGTGCTGCTCGCCGCCACGATCTTCTATTGCGCGGTGCTCGACAGGCGCCTCAAGCGCCTGCGCAACGACGAGACCTCCATGCGCGGGACCATCACGGAGCTCGTCGGCGCGACCCATGCGGCCGAGCGCGCCATCCAGGCGCTGCGCGCCACCGTCGCCCAGAGCGAGGAGACGCTCGCCGACCGCCTCGGCCGCGCCGAGCAGGTGTCGACCCAGATGGCCGGCCAGCTCGGCGAGGGCGAGGAGGTCATCGCCCGCATCGCGCGGATCGCCAAGGCCGCCCGCGACCACGGCGAACGGGTCGGCGCGCGCGCCGAGATCGAGCGCATCGAGGCCGAGCGCGAGCAGGCGCGGATCGACGCGCGCATCGCCGCCGAGCGCGAGTTCGAGGAGCGGCTCCCCGCGTCCGTCCGCCGCGCGCCGGAGCCCGAGCCGGTGAGCCGCTCGGCCGCGACCGCGGCGGCCGCGGAGCTGTTCGCGAACCGCATCCGCGCCCTCAGCCTCGGATCCGCCAGTTGA
- a CDS encoding flagellar protein FlbB, which translates to MTAKPPSRLRLMPTVMLAAGALLGLKAITFATQWDDLFTTPAAASSSKKEEKPAVPDDHGASEATAPAQPRPTEKPPVDLRGDLATEPSSQGALLEALGKRREAIDARSSELDGREALLKAAERRMEERLAELKRLEQALADADKRKAEQEGGRLKELVVMYENMKPKEAARIFEKLDGAVLLDVSSRMKPRQLSIILGLMAPDAAQKLTVSLARREVAPAVSDTIESAELPKIEGKLTPR; encoded by the coding sequence TTGACCGCCAAGCCCCCCTCCCGCCTCAGGCTAATGCCGACCGTGATGCTGGCGGCGGGCGCGCTGCTCGGCCTCAAGGCCATCACCTTCGCGACCCAGTGGGACGACCTCTTCACCACGCCCGCGGCCGCGAGCTCCTCGAAGAAGGAGGAGAAGCCCGCAGTCCCCGACGATCACGGCGCGTCGGAGGCGACCGCCCCGGCGCAGCCGCGGCCGACCGAAAAGCCGCCCGTGGACCTGCGCGGCGATCTCGCGACCGAGCCGTCGTCGCAAGGCGCGCTGCTCGAGGCGCTCGGCAAGCGCCGCGAGGCGATCGACGCGCGGTCGAGCGAGCTCGACGGCCGCGAGGCGCTGCTGAAGGCCGCCGAGCGCCGCATGGAAGAGCGGCTCGCCGAACTGAAGCGGCTCGAGCAGGCGCTCGCCGACGCCGACAAGCGCAAGGCCGAGCAGGAGGGCGGCCGGCTGAAGGAGCTGGTCGTCATGTACGAGAACATGAAGCCCAAGGAGGCCGCGCGCATCTTCGAGAAGCTCGACGGCGCCGTGCTGCTCGACGTGTCCTCGCGGATGAAGCCGCGGCAGCTCTCGATCATCCTCGGCCTGATGGCGCCGGACGCCGCGCAGAAGCTGACCGTCTCGCTCGCCCGCCGCGAAGTCGCGCCCGCCGTCTCCGACACGATCGAATCCGCCGAACTGCCGAAGATCGAAGGCAAGCTGACGCCGCGGTGA
- a CDS encoding endonuclease domain-containing protein: protein MASAMVEGAGSRRRLNGRRDCCASSGARYAQPMRAPLPTIRVARKLRRDMTLPEVVLWSRLRQGRLDGLRFRRQHPIGPYVLDFYCADARLAVEVDGMAHDFSEQIRHDERRTERLSEARINVLRFAASDILKEETLEGVLLAILEAARNRAS from the coding sequence ATGGCGTCAGCCATGGTGGAGGGGGCGGGCTCGCGGCGCCGTCTCAACGGCCGGCGCGACTGTTGCGCCAGCTCGGGCGCGCGGTACGCTCAACCAATGCGTGCCCCCCTGCCCACCATTCGTGTCGCGAGAAAACTCCGGCGGGACATGACGCTGCCGGAGGTCGTGCTGTGGAGCCGTCTCCGGCAAGGCCGGCTCGACGGCCTGCGCTTCCGCCGCCAGCATCCGATCGGACCCTACGTGCTCGACTTCTACTGCGCGGATGCTCGGCTCGCCGTGGAAGTCGACGGCATGGCTCATGACTTCTCGGAGCAGATTCGCCACGACGAGCGCCGGACGGAACGCTTGTCCGAGGCAAGGATCAACGTTCTGCGCTTCGCGGCGAGCGACATCCTGAAGGAGGAGACGCTCGAAGGCGTGCTGCTGGCGATCCTGGAAGCCGCAAGGAACCGCGCCTCTTGA
- a CDS encoding endonuclease domain-containing protein, with the protein MRAPLPTIRVARKLRRDMTLPEVVLWSRLRQGRLDGLRFRRQHPIGPYVLDFYCADARLAVEVDGMAHDFSEQIRHDERRTERLSEARINVLRFAASDILKEETLEGVLLAILEAARNRAS; encoded by the coding sequence ATGCGTGCCCCCCTGCCCACCATTCGTGTCGCGAGAAAACTCCGGCGGGACATGACGCTGCCGGAGGTCGTGCTGTGGAGCCGTCTCCGGCAAGGCCGGCTCGACGGCCTGCGCTTCCGCCGCCAGCATCCGATCGGACCCTACGTGCTCGACTTCTACTGCGCGGATGCTCGGCTCGCCGTGGAAGTCGACGGCATGGCTCATGACTTCTCGGAGCAGATTCGCCACGACGAGCGCCGGACGGAACGCTTGTCCGAGGCAAGGATCAACGTTCTGCGCTTCGCGGCGAGCGACATCCTGAAGGAGGAGACGCTCGAAGGCGTGCTGCTGGCGATCCTGGAAGCCGCAAGGAACCGCGCCTCTTGA
- the fliP gene encoding flagellar type III secretion system pore protein FliP (The bacterial flagellar biogenesis protein FliP forms a type III secretion system (T3SS)-type pore required for flagellar assembly.): MSGRRVLAALLALGGLAVAGPAAAQSINLDLGQGGVSERALQIVALITVLSLAPSILVMVTSFTRIVVVLSLLRTAIGTQTAPPNAVVTALALFLTAFVMAPTFTSAYNDGIAPRLAGQIDDATAFNRAAAPFRTFMLAHVREKDLALFQGLSREPNPETPEQVTLRVLVPSFMISELRRAFEIGFLLFVPFLVIDLVVASVLMSMGMMMLPPAIVSLPFKLIFFVLVDGWNLVAGSLVQSYGT, from the coding sequence ATGAGCGGCAGGCGGGTCCTCGCCGCGCTCCTCGCGCTCGGCGGTCTCGCGGTCGCGGGGCCGGCGGCGGCGCAGAGCATCAATCTCGACCTCGGTCAGGGCGGCGTCAGCGAGCGCGCGCTGCAGATCGTCGCGCTGATCACGGTCTTGAGCCTCGCGCCGTCGATTCTCGTGATGGTGACGAGCTTTACGCGGATCGTCGTGGTGCTTTCGCTGCTCCGGACCGCGATCGGCACCCAAACCGCGCCGCCGAACGCCGTCGTGACCGCGCTCGCGCTGTTCCTCACCGCCTTCGTGATGGCCCCGACCTTCACGAGCGCATACAATGACGGGATTGCACCCAGGCTCGCCGGCCAGATCGACGACGCCACCGCCTTCAACCGCGCCGCAGCCCCCTTCCGCACCTTCATGCTCGCCCATGTGCGCGAGAAGGACCTGGCGCTGTTCCAGGGCCTGTCGCGGGAGCCGAATCCCGAGACGCCCGAACAGGTTACGCTTCGCGTGCTGGTGCCGTCCTTCATGATCTCGGAGCTCCGCCGGGCCTTCGAAATCGGCTTCCTGCTGTTCGTGCCGTTCCTCGTCATCGACCTCGTCGTGGCCTCGGTGCTGATGTCGATGGGCATGATGATGCTACCGCCCGCGATCGTCTCGCTGCCGTTCAAGCTGATCTTTTTCGTGCTGGTGGACGGCTGGAATCTGGTCGCCGGGAGCCTCGTCCAGAGCTACGGGACCTGA
- a CDS encoding flagellar biosynthetic protein FliO, protein MFDSILGDIPTPIKFILAFAVVIALIVIPALLIRRFSGKRFGATNSAGRSRQPRLGVLDVLNIDGRRRLVIVRRDNVEHLVMIGGPNDVVVESGILRSPAGAVGQREAPSSLTPAEPPVARTSPPQPVAAPQRTAPQVRAPEAAPQQQAQRAPVVQPTPPLAPSSPPVPAPAQARPALAPGQVRPGPAPAVAAPARPAAEAAPARPAAPAQIIAGPSARSAEPNAAPRPNELAERLAAALRRPVTAAPQRPQPVPEAKAPAENKPVEAKPESPKPAEAKPAVAAPATAAPAPKPAPTPAPAPAAPKPAATPPKPAAEAPPANAEAPKPAPAQPAKAPEAAKPAEPAKPAEAAKPSAPAKAAEPSKPSEPAKTSEPAKPAETAKTPEPAKPAANAQPEPEDDDEFSLEAEMANLLGRDLSKPKP, encoded by the coding sequence GTGTTCGACTCGATCCTTGGCGACATTCCGACGCCGATCAAATTCATCCTGGCGTTCGCGGTCGTCATCGCGCTGATCGTGATCCCGGCGCTCCTGATCCGGCGGTTCAGCGGCAAGCGCTTCGGCGCGACGAATTCGGCCGGCCGGTCGCGCCAGCCGCGGCTCGGCGTGCTCGACGTGCTGAACATCGACGGCCGGCGACGGCTGGTGATCGTGCGCCGGGACAATGTCGAGCATCTCGTCATGATCGGCGGGCCGAACGACGTCGTGGTGGAGAGCGGCATCCTGCGCTCGCCCGCAGGCGCGGTCGGGCAGCGGGAGGCGCCGTCGTCGCTCACGCCCGCCGAGCCGCCCGTCGCCCGCACCTCCCCGCCCCAGCCCGTGGCCGCCCCGCAGCGCACCGCGCCGCAGGTCCGCGCCCCGGAGGCCGCGCCGCAGCAGCAGGCGCAGCGCGCGCCGGTCGTGCAGCCCACCCCGCCGCTTGCGCCGTCGTCCCCGCCCGTTCCGGCGCCCGCGCAGGCGCGCCCCGCCCTCGCCCCGGGCCAGGTGAGGCCGGGCCCGGCGCCTGCGGTCGCCGCGCCTGCGAGGCCGGCCGCGGAGGCGGCCCCCGCGCGTCCCGCCGCGCCCGCGCAGATCATTGCGGGACCCTCGGCGCGTTCCGCCGAGCCCAACGCCGCGCCGCGTCCGAACGAGCTGGCGGAGCGGCTGGCGGCGGCGCTCCGGCGCCCCGTGACGGCCGCGCCCCAGCGTCCTCAGCCCGTTCCCGAGGCCAAGGCGCCGGCGGAGAACAAGCCCGTCGAGGCCAAGCCGGAGAGCCCGAAGCCGGCGGAGGCGAAGCCCGCCGTGGCTGCGCCTGCAACCGCCGCGCCCGCTCCGAAACCGGCACCGACCCCGGCGCCCGCGCCCGCCGCGCCGAAACCGGCCGCCACGCCGCCGAAGCCTGCGGCCGAAGCTCCGCCGGCGAACGCGGAGGCCCCGAAGCCCGCCCCCGCGCAACCCGCCAAGGCTCCCGAAGCCGCGAAGCCCGCCGAGCCTGCGAAGCCCGCGGAAGCCGCCAAACCTTCGGCGCCCGCCAAGGCCGCGGAGCCCTCGAAACCATCGGAACCCGCGAAGACTTCGGAGCCTGCGAAGCCTGCCGAAACCGCCAAGACGCCGGAGCCCGCGAAGCCTGCGGCGAACGCCCAGCCCGAGCCGGAGGACGACGACGAGTTCTCGCTCGAAGCCGAGATGGCGAACCTGCTCGGCCGGGACCTGAGCAAGCCGAAGCCTTGA